In a single window of the Pseudodesulfovibrio profundus genome:
- a CDS encoding Hpt domain-containing protein, translating to MSEAVVEQIDSSLAELMDRFFSNFAKDLVKMQVVLETRDYENLSRLGHTVKGTGYGYGFRGLGDLGSKLEKAAKDADQKSCQQLINKIEWYLANVHVEFVNE from the coding sequence ATGAGCGAGGCTGTTGTTGAGCAGATAGATAGCTCTCTTGCAGAATTGATGGATCGCTTTTTTTCTAATTTTGCCAAAGATTTAGTGAAGATGCAGGTTGTCCTTGAAACTCGTGACTACGAAAATCTTTCAAGGCTGGGGCATACAGTCAAGGGAACAGGGTATGGCTATGGCTTCAGGGGCTTGGGAGACCTTGGTAGCAAGCTTGAAAAAGCGGCCAAGGACGCAGATCAGAAGTCATGCCAACAGCTGATTAATAAAATTGAGTGGTATCTGGCAAACGTCCATGTTGAGTTTG